AGAATGAAGTATACTTTAAGGCAAAATAGGAAATAGATATTACTACAATAGAAATGCAGAATATTGGtttcaattattcaatttaaagCGTACGTCTTATCAGTAAGGATGACACAGTTTTGAGAATGTGATTATCATGTGATGCAGTTCTCAGAAAAATGTGGTTTCCCTTTTGAACATCAGTAACAGCCACAGTCGATGATGACGATTCTTTCACTGTATTGGAACTGCCATATCTATTGTTGGTTGTGACGGAACTCGCAGCAGTCATCAAAGTACCAACAACTCTATCTTCAATCATGAGTTCAGTTCTCGCGGTCTCGTTAGTGCCAATTGTCCAGAAAGCCATAATTCGTCCAGAGAATGGTGCGATGTATATTCCATCATTCGGATTATAATGATTTCCGGGGTTTATCTGCGGTCTGTCAAAAATAACAGTCACTTCATTGCTGACATCTTTCATGCTCTCAGATAATGTAACGTAAAGCACATCTTGGTCTTTTGTGATGTAATCACCTGTTAATAAAATCAAACcacaatattcataaaacaatgacaaatatatgtgtagataaactcatcatagataccaggattgaaattttatatttacgctaGACatgcgtttcgtttacaaaagactcattagtgatgcttaaataaaaaaatgttaaaaaggacaaataaagtacgaagttgaacgGCATTAGAGACCacaaattccttaaagttttaccaaatacaaCTAAGGTAATCTTTTCTGAGgtagaatttcaaaaattctaagttttgttaacagttatttttttaattatgaacatatcaatgtgCTGACCACTGATCTGGTGATACactcggggaattaaaacttCATCAGCATaggcatcgatccagtggtggTAAATAAAATCGTCagagataccaggattgaaattttatatttacgccagatgcacgtttcgtctacaaaaactcaccagtgacgctagaatcgaaaataaaatatttgtatctaaAGTTTCCAGTCTGAAAGAACAAAAATTTCATGCAAGGTCGCATAAGATTTAACACAAATCACTTGATATTCTTCAAAGTATTCCTTAATTTACTCATGCTCCAAGAGTGTTGGCTGTTGAACAAAGgtttcatcctcaacctttatatatgttatgtatgtattatcattttcaatatcaagaatgaacacgaatgcggccactttcatttaagacgggaaccgtctaaaatttaactaaaatgctgaaattgtgaagatttcagtaatttagcatgacttaatgatgccagtacccgatatatgtgcatttaaatgccaaaataagcccatatttatgtagcagaggcTTTATACCATccaaaaaataactgaaaatttacatttaaacaatttttaaaaaatactttattttaggGCCAAAAAGCGGTCTTACTGAACCAACTCCTTTGTTTTTTACCTTACACATAATCAATTCCAAATCAAAAATCTAATCCTTCTTATTTAGAAAAAcagaacaatttgaaatattgttCCAGAAAACGGACAGACAAAGTTATATTATTTAACCTCTCCACTCAGAGGATCAAGGGTATAATTTAACGTCAAAAATGATCATCAGCCTTCTATACTGGTCACGGAAAGTCCCCAAACAAagggcaaaattaaaagctacaacacaataaaagaaaagataataactgtcatattccggacttggtacagtcattgtcttttaaagaaaatggtggattaaacatggttttataaCCAtcaaaacctctcacttgtatgccaGTTGTGTGCGCTGAGATTTTAAGGTTTAGACATATGGAAACACTAAATAACGAGCTAAAACCAAACGAAAAAAGTTTAGTAAAGTAATTGTTATACTtacttatatttttcaatttgttttctaaatcTTCAACTTGTTTTACAAGGTCGGCAAAGACACTGTCTTCTGTATCATTCCTGATTGCTTTACAATCATTCAACAAAAATGTCCACACAAAAAACAAGTAAACTTGAAACATACTGCTTGGTATTACGTGCTAGGTAAAATACACCTCAACAAAAATGGTCGAAGAACTCTGTATTATAAAAGTTTGTTGTTTTCTCTAGAGGGAGAGGAAATATATTTGTAGTATTTCCGTTCAAACTCAATTTTGCATCTATATTTCcgttttgttttgtatctttATTCGTGGGAAATTTGTCAGACAAACTTATAGACATCATGTGGTACAGACAATTATAAGTGAAAACAGGTGTCAATATCAACACTACAAGTGCTAAGCACGTGTGCCTAGATCAAATGATCACTGAACATTTTTTCATGAAAGTCTCATGAAAAAACAATTGATAtccatttatttaaatttcttgcTTCACCAAAATATCATACTAGAACAATACTCGTAAGTCATGAATATTTCAGTGTGccttattgtaattttttattgttacaAACGGTACTTCTGTATTTTGTATACtgaaattgtactttttttcgcggtgtatttatttttaacgaaTTTCGCAGTTGGTTTAttatcgcgaaattaaataaaCGCGAATCCAAATCAAACCTTTCAACTGAAAagcaatatttataaaatcGCGAAAATAAATACCCGCGAACTACAAAATACATTAGTACCCTTtgtcacaaaaaaaatacaataaggcacattgaaatatttatgacTTACGAGTATTGTGTCTAGGATAGTTTTGTGAAgcaagaaatttaaataaatgtatatcaattgttttttacataaaacatttttgtaaacacatttttacaTGCAAATCGAAAtcgaatatttgttttttttttgttaataaaggCGATAGTattatactgctgttcaaaagttataaaacGATTTCGAGAAAATAAATTCGGGCTTGAAACTAAAACCACAGGAAACACATGCACTATCAGAAGAAAataacggaacaacagaaactgAAAGCAAACATACATACAAACGGACTACCCGTATTTGAGAACGACTGACATATTCCTGACCTGGTACATGACATATTTAGTAAAAATAGTGGGTTGAACCAagttttatatacaaaacatgcCTATGTTTGACCTATTTGCTTAAAACTATGTGTAAACGAGATCAAATAggataagaaatataaaacaaaatttaaaaatgaaataaacgaTCAACCGTAATGAATCAATCTgcgtatttcaaataaaaaaccaCAATAAGATCTTAACTGTAACACAATTCATTCATAATTGTGTACTTGTCAtctttgcacctgtccttagtcaggaatctgatgtaaaGTAGTTTtcgtctgtttatgtagttcatatgtatttttcatttctcgtttttatagagattagaccattgggttttcccgtttgaatggtggTTTACTACTAATTtatgggaccctttatagcttgctgttctgtgtcagccaaggctccgtgttgaaggccgtaccttgacctgtaattgttaacttttataaattgttatctggatggagagttgtttcattggcactcataccacatcttgctTTATCTATgttgtatatttaaatttaatattgctGATTGTAAGCCAATATTTAATAGTTAGGTATATTaccaataataaaacaaacgaTGTGATATagataatatatttaattagaaATATGAGACAACACAAAGTTaacttaaataatttaaaaatattgtatgttaTAACATGTTAGTTATGGACGAAAATTTGCTCACAAGCTATTGTTTCATTTAGGCTTTTAAAATTGgcattattttctatgcatctctatgttttttttcagtgaTAAATTAGATTGaacttaaacatttaaaaaaaaatttagcaaaatataaaactttttgatttaaaagatACACATAATCAGCTTTTTAGAATGCAATTTGAATATCGTTTTTTAGATACGAAGCtcagaaataaattaaaaataaaacatttttattaaattttcatgacTATAGAAAGAGTCCTCTGTTgaatttatctaaataaaaagtTCATCAGTAAGTTGTTCATAAAAAATGGTAAAAGTAATCTTCATACATAATGAAACAACCGTCCTTTAACAAATGGGCTACGTACTCGTTATACAGCTAAtgattaaatagttatcaaaggtaccaggattataatttagtacaccagacgcgcgtttcgtctatataagactcatcagtgacgctcatatcaatatatttataaagccaaaaaagtacaaagttgagagCATTacggatccaaaattccaaaaagttgtgccaaatatggctaaggtaatctatgccttggataagaaaatccttagtttttcgaaaatttcaaagttttgtaacaggaaatttattaaaatgaccacattatcgatattcatgtcaaaattaaaataagtggAAAACATAGCGTTTCCTAATATAAcgttgcaataaaaaaaaatgatatacgcTAGCGACGTCATTGTCTCCCAAGAAAATGTATTATATCATTCAATCAATTTTAAACCTCCGTATACTTTGTTTGTTAAGAGTATATCATAAACAAATCTGTGTTTTGAACTAAACACTTTGATAATCAGTCGACGGTAGGAGTATAACGAAAAGCAAACATAAGACACATGTCATGATATCCCCATCGAAAAAATTAGCTAAAACATGAACTTGAAGATGAAATTGGTTAGCgaaaaaattgttaataaaaaatgcttAAAGGAAATGCAGAATGTTTGACTCATGTCCTGTGTTTAAAGCGTACGTCTTATCAGTAAGGACGAAACAGTTTTGAGAATGTGATTATCATGTGATGCAGTTCTCAGAAATATGTGATTTCCCCTTTGAACATCGGTAACAGCCACGGTCGATGATGATGATTCTTTCATAGTTTTGGAATTGCTGTATGGATTGCTGGTTGTAATAGAACTTGCAGCAGTCATTAATGTACCAACAACTCTATCTTCGACCACGAGTTCTGTTCTTGCGGTCTCGTTGGTGCCAATTGTCCAGAAAGCCATAATTCGCCCAGAGAATGGTGCAATGTAAATTCCATCATTCTGATTATAATGATTTCCCGGGTTTATCTGCGGTCTGTCAAAAATAACAGTCACCTCATTGCTAACATCTTTCATACTCTCTGATAATGTAACATAAAGCACATCTTGGTCTTTTGTGATGTAATCGCCTAATAATAAATCAAACcaaaatatcaagaaaataGTTACCTACATATATTCATGTAAAGAGTTTCTAGTTTGAAAGAACTAAAATTTGCAATCAATGTCGTATAAGATTTCACCCATATCACTTCCTTTAATTACCCCTTAGTTTAGTAATGCTCCAAAGTTTCCTCTAGTGTTGGCTGTGGAACAAAGGTTTGCAATTATGTTAACGATACGgtataaaataattgatcaaTACAGATTTGAATATTCAAAAGATCTTCGCTGATGTATcagaattggttttttttaaatgcaaaccagaaattttacaaaaaaatccatgttcaatgactatgataaaaatatatgtacaaataattGCAACATAGGAAGTTACtatatagttgatataaaaaacaGTTGCACAGTCAAAcgtcttatacattttttactcAACCTATATTTAATCAAGACCCacactacaaaataaaaaaggcaGAGTAATTAGCAAAGGTATATTAAAACTGGGGTTATAGTTAGCGAAACATGTCATAAGTATGAGAGTCGTATGGACTAAAAGTGTAAGGTCTTAAATTACGCAACTACTAAATAAGAGCTCAGGGTAgtaaaagaagtaaaaaaagtgttatacttacttaaagttttcaatttgttttctaaatcCTGAACTTTTTTTACAAGGTCGACAGTGGCACTGTCTTCTGTATCATTCCCAATTGCTTTACAATCATTCAACAAAACGATCCacacaaaaacaatgaaaatttgaaacatacTGCTCATTAGTACGTGCTTATTATAATAAACCTCaacaaatattgtcaaaaaaattctaaattttaagtTTGTTGTTTCTCAAGAGAGAAGGGAAACATATTTGTAGCGTTTCCGTTTAAGTTCAATTGTGcaacaattttcacaaattaTATATCCGTTTTGTATTGTATCTTCATTCATGGGAAAATTTGTCACAGATTACCTCATATCAAATGCTACATACACTAACAAGTGAAAACAggtatcaatataaaaaataaatgtacaaaacactGGTTCCAGGATCCAATGGTCAATGACCTGTTTTTGTTACTTAAGTGATAAGGTCCAATCATTGACAGTTTCCGTTAATTTATTGAATACTTACACAATGCTTTTAACAATGAAATCTGCTAGAACCCCTAGATGTATTTCTGTGTTAAAGCGGAGA
This is a stretch of genomic DNA from Mytilus trossulus isolate FHL-02 chromosome 6, PNRI_Mtr1.1.1.hap1, whole genome shotgun sequence. It encodes these proteins:
- the LOC134720888 gene encoding uncharacterized protein LOC134720888 isoform X3; this encodes MFQVYLFFVWTFLLNDCKAIRNDTEDSVFADLVKQVEDLENKLKNISDYITKDQDVLYVTLSESMKDVSNEVTVIFDRPQINPGNHYNPNDGIYIAPFSGRIMAFWTIGTNETARTELMIEDRVVGTLMTAASSVTTNNRYGSSNTVKESSSSTVAVTDVQKGNHIFLRTASHDNHILKTVSSLLIRRTL
- the LOC134720888 gene encoding uncharacterized protein LOC134720888 isoform X2; the protein is MSSMFQIFIVFVWIVLLNDCKAIGNDTEDSATVDLVKKVQDLENKLKTLSDYITKDQDVLYVTLSESMKDVSNEVTVIFDRPQINPGNHYNPNDGIYIAPFSGRIMAFWTIGTNETARTELMIEDRVVGTLMTAASSVTTNNRYGSSNTVKESSSSTVAVTDVQKGNHIFLRTASHDNHILKTVSSLLIRRTL
- the LOC134720888 gene encoding uncharacterized protein LOC134720888 isoform X1, which gives rise to MSSMFQIFIVFVWIVLLNDCKAIGNDTEDSATVDLVKKVQDLENKLKTLSDYITKDQDVLYVTLSESMKDVSNEVTVIFDRPQINPGNHYNQNDGIYIAPFSGRIMAFWTIGTNETARTELVVEDRVVGTLMTAASSITTSNPYSNSKTMKESSSSTVAVTDVQRGNHIFLRTASHDNHILKTVSSLLIRRTL